The following are from one region of the Fusarium verticillioides 7600 chromosome 1, whole genome shotgun sequence genome:
- a CDS encoding prefoldin subunit 1 — protein MSIPNEALQKLVREIESQALVAQQQIGLARTQMTSKQREQRLVKLTLSEMASLPQDAVIYEGVGKMFVSLPVDSLRQKLESQTQTLEGEVDKLSQRLLYLETTHKNSREHIEQMLRAK, from the exons ATGTCCATCCCAAACGAAGCACTGCAGAAG CTGGTGCGAGAGATCGAAAGCCAGGCGCTGGTAGCCCAGCAGCAGATTGGCCTAGCCAGGACGCAAATGACATCGAAACAACGAGAGCAACGTCTCGTCAAGCTCACACTCAGCGAAATGGCCAGTCTACCTCAAGATGCTGTGATCTACGAGGGTGTTGGCAAAAT GTTCGTCTCGCTCCCGGTGGATTCACTTCGCCAAAAGCTTGAGAGCCAGACACAGACTCTGGAGGGAGAGGTGGACAAACTGAGCCAGCGTCTGCTTTATTTGGAAACAACACACAAGAATAGCCGTGAGCATATCGAGCAGATGCTCCGAGCCAAGTAA
- a CDS encoding AMP deaminase: MAGGPIFEESESSALDVRARESDEEIDETRGSGATGHDASHNAPSDAGSHTGNEAEELEDGMLLRDLPKRTTFYDPVAERQMSQTDAKYFYHRNKADARSGGGAGYQSIPQSPFLASGSRPATEYGADSLVLDSSGRRVDSFPPGLEMPNSAVDSGFTQSPTKLDAQPAPFPPSHPSALPHAGQVAQDPRLPDGSSNGLPSGGLFDTEPHITSELSAISKNIQRILDTRRKYIALSNQGPDDNPRDGPDWEIYPPPPEPAWQQSSRQRASTPEHVPGQENTGLNGSKDAVGSMPGELLQEHHEGRRSARRRKPGQDIGEDFDMADILPLPGDDGRSYKLDDSGVYQVFEGHDTQTPAIKVPTIREFYMDLDDILDVSSDGPSKSFAFRRLQYLEGKFNLYVLLNEYQETADSKKVPHRDFYNVRKVDTHVHHSACMNQKHLLRFIKSKMKKFPNEVVLFRDGRHLTLAEVFASINLTAYDLSIDTLDMHAHTDSFHRFDKFNLKYNPVGESRLRTIFLKTDNFIHGRYLAEITKEVISDLESSKYQMVEWRISIYGKSIDEWDKLAAWVVDNKLFSHNVRWLIQIPRLYDVYKASGLMETFEQVVKNVFQPLFEATKDPSSHPKLHIFLQRVIGFDSVDDESKVERRLFKKFPVPKVWDTKQNPPYSYWIYYLYSNLVSLNYWRKKRGFNTLVLRPHCGEAGDSEHLAVAALCCHSISHGLLLRKVPLLQYVFYLDQIGIAMSPLSNNALFLAYERNPFHQYFKRGLNVSLSTDDPLQFAFTKEPLIEEYAVAAQIYKLNSVDMCELAKNSVKQSGYELSIKEHWLGRGCNKPGKEGNAMVKTNVPDRREEFRYFTLMQERDVLSKYVTYDAVNEPPPQAAGNESKMSESVTSLAGQTAGLGAVTGNETANVETSSPVGHHIAKIASQVGLSAGRDQTWPSDPMSDHHLSGTDPRMFPGIFTRGHRTGSHRNLAQVDDDRDTEDDVFGPET, from the exons ATGGCTG GCGGCCCTATCTTCGAGGAAAGCGAATCAAGCGCGCTTGATGTGCGGGCACGGGagtcagatgaggagatAGACGAGACTAGAGGTTCTGGTGCAACCGGACATGACGCCTCGCACAATGCCCCATCTGACGCTGGCTCCCACACCGGCAACGAAGCTGAGGAGCTCGAAGATGGGATGCTTCTCCGCGACTTGCCCAAGAGAACTACTTTTTACGATCCTGTCGCTGAGCGTCAAATGAGCCAGACCGACGCAAAATACTTCTACCACCGAAACAAGGCCGATGCACGCAGCGGTGGTGGGGCTGGCTACCAATCTATACCTCAAAGtccttttcttgcttctggATCTCGCCCTGCAACCGAATATGGTGCCGATAGTCTTGTGCTAGACTCGAGTGGCCGTCGGGTCGATTCTTTCCCTCCTGGGTTGGAGATGCCAAATTCTGCCGTTGACTCGGGGTTTACTCAATCACCTACAAAACTCGATGCGCAACCTGCCCCATTCCCACCTAGTCATCCTTCTGCACTTCCTCATGCTGGTCAGGTTGCCCAGGATCCACGGCTGCCTGATGGCTCCAGCAATGGACTGCCCTCTGGTGGACTCTTTGACACTGAGCCCCATATCACTTCAGAATTGAGTGCTATCTCGAAAAATATTCAGAGAATCCTCGACACCCGGCGCAAATACATCGCCCTCTCGAATCAGGGGCCTGATGATAACCCAAGAGACGGCCCGGATTGGGAAATTTACCCCCCTCCACCAGAGCCGGCATGGCAGCAATCGTCGAGGCAAAGAGCAAGTACTCCGGAGCACGTACCAGGTCAAGAGAATACTGGTTTGAACGGTAGTAAGGATGCTGTTGGGTCCATGCCAGGAGAGTTGCTCCAGGAGCACCATGAAGGTAGACGCTCGGCAAGAAGGCGaaagccaggccaggatATTGGAGAGGATTTTGATATGGCTGACATATTGCCTCTGCCGGGCGATGATGGACGCTCATACAAGTTGGACGATAGCGGAGTCTATCAAGTATTCGAAGGCCACGATACTCAGACGCCTGCGATCAAGGTTCCTACAATCAGGGAATTCTACATGGACCTGGACGACATTCTGGACGTCTCATCTGACGGACCTAGTAAGAGTTTTGCATTTCGACGTCTCCAATATCTCGAAGGTAAATTCAACCTATATGTCCTCTTGAATGAGTATCAAGAAACAGCCGACAGCAAGAAGGTTCCCCACCGAGACTTTTACAATGTTCGAAAGGTAGATACCCACGTTCATCATTCTGCGTGCATGAACCAGAAACATCTGCTTCGCTTCATTAAGAGTAAGATGAAGAAATTTCCCAACGAAGTCGTCCTGTTTCGTGATGGTAGACATCTCACCCTAGCCGAGGTCTTTGCTAGTATTAATCTGACAGCTTATGACCTGAGCATCGATACATTGGACATGCAT GCTCACACGGATTCGTTCCATCGCTTCGACAAATTTAACCTCAAGTATAATCCAGTCGGAGAGTCCCGTCTTCGAACTATCTTTCTCAAGACAGATAACTTTATCCATGGCCGGTATCTTGCCGAAATTACCAAAGAAGTCATATCTGATCTTGAGTCAAGCAAGTATCAAATGGTTGAGTGGCGCATCTCCATTTATGGCAAATCTATTGATGAGTGGGACAAGCTTGCCGCTTGGGTGGTTGATAACAAGCTGTTTTCGCACAATGTCCGCTGGCTCATCCAGATCCCTCGCCTCTACGACGTCTACAAAGCAAGTGGTCTCATGGAGACGTTTGAACAGGTGGTCAAGAATGTTTTTCAGCCACTCTTTGAAGCCACCAAGGACCCATCAAGTCATCCGAAGCTGCATATTTTCCTTCAGCGAGTGATTGGTTTCGACAGTGTTGACGACGAGAGTAAAGTCGAGCGTCGGCTGTTCAAGAAGTTCCCTGTGCCGAAAGTATGGGATACCAAACAGAATCCGCCATATAGTTACTGGATTTACTATCTCTACTCTAATCTGGTGTCATTGAATTACTGGCGCAAGAAGCGCGGTTTCAACACGCTGGTTCTACGACCCCATTGCGGAGAAGCTGGTGACAGCGAGCACTTAGCTGTTGCCGCCTTGTGCTGTCATAGCATCAGCCACGGACTGCTCCTACGCAAAGTCCCCCTTCTTCAGTATGTCTTTTACCTGGACCAAATCGGCATTGCCATGTCACCGCTGAGTAACAATGCCCTGTTCCTTGCCTATGAGCGGAACCCTTTCCACCAGTACTTCAAGAGGGGTCTCAATGTCTCACTATCTACGGACGATCCTCTGCAGTTTGCTTTCACCAAAGAGCCATTAATCGAGGAGTATGCTGTTGCGGCACAGATTTACAAGCTGAACTCGGTTGACATGTGTGAGCTCGCCAAGAACTCTGTTAAACAAAGTGGTTACGAGTTGTCCATTAAGGAGCATTGGTTAGGGCGTGGATGCAATAAGCCAGGAAAGGAAGGAAACGCCATGGTCAAGACAAATGTTCCTGATCGAAGGGAAGAATTCCGCTACTTCACCTTGATGCAGGAGAGGGATGT ACTGTCGAAATATGTCACTTACGATGCTGTGAATGAGCCCCCTCCACAAGCTGCTGGCAATGAAAGCAAGATGTCGGAGTCAGTGACGTCCCTGGCTGGCCAAACCGCTGGCTTAGGGGCCGTGACGGGCAACGAAACTGCCAATGTCGAGACGTCTTCACCAGTTGGCCATCACATTGCAAAGATCGCATCCCAAGTTGGTCTGTCAGCCGGCCGAGATCAAACATGGCCCAGCGATCCTATGTCAGACCACCATCTCTCCGGAACCGATCCGAGAATGTTCCCTGGCATTTTTACTCGTGGACACCGCACAGGTAGCCACCGGAATCTTGCCCAAGTTGATGACGACCGTGACACTGAAGACGATGTTTTCGGCCCTGAGACCTGA
- a CDS encoding AMP deaminase yields MLLRDLPKRTTFYDPVAERQMSQTDAKYFYHRNKADARSGGGAGYQSIPQSPFLASGSRPATEYGADSLVLDSSGRRVDSFPPGLEMPNSAVDSGFTQSPTKLDAQPAPFPPSHPSALPHAGQVAQDPRLPDGSSNGLPSGGLFDTEPHITSELSAISKNIQRILDTRRKYIALSNQGPDDNPRDGPDWEIYPPPPEPAWQQSSRQRASTPEHVPGQENTGLNGSKDAVGSMPGELLQEHHEGRRSARRRKPGQDIGEDFDMADILPLPGDDGRSYKLDDSGVYQVFEGHDTQTPAIKVPTIREFYMDLDDILDVSSDGPSKSFAFRRLQYLEGKFNLYVLLNEYQETADSKKVPHRDFYNVRKVDTHVHHSACMNQKHLLRFIKSKMKKFPNEVVLFRDGRHLTLAEVFASINLTAYDLSIDTLDMHAHTDSFHRFDKFNLKYNPVGESRLRTIFLKTDNFIHGRYLAEITKEVISDLESSKYQMVEWRISIYGKSIDEWDKLAAWVVDNKLFSHNVRWLIQIPRLYDVYKASGLMETFEQVVKNVFQPLFEATKDPSSHPKLHIFLQRVIGFDSVDDESKVERRLFKKFPVPKVWDTKQNPPYSYWIYYLYSNLVSLNYWRKKRGFNTLVLRPHCGEAGDSEHLAVAALCCHSISHGLLLRKVPLLQYVFYLDQIGIAMSPLSNNALFLAYERNPFHQYFKRGLNVSLSTDDPLQFAFTKEPLIEEYAVAAQIYKLNSVDMCELAKNSVKQSGYELSIKEHWLGRGCNKPGKEGNAMVKTNVPDRREEFRYFTLMQERDVLSKYVTYDAVNEPPPQAAGNESKMSESVTSLAGQTAGLGAVTGNETANVETSSPVGHHIAKIASQVGLSAGRDQTWPSDPMSDHHLSGTDPRMFPGIFTRGHRTGSHRNLAQVDDDRDTEDDVFGPET; encoded by the exons ATGCTTCTCCGCGACTTGCCCAAGAGAACTACTTTTTACGATCCTGTCGCTGAGCGTCAAATGAGCCAGACCGACGCAAAATACTTCTACCACCGAAACAAGGCCGATGCACGCAGCGGTGGTGGGGCTGGCTACCAATCTATACCTCAAAGtccttttcttgcttctggATCTCGCCCTGCAACCGAATATGGTGCCGATAGTCTTGTGCTAGACTCGAGTGGCCGTCGGGTCGATTCTTTCCCTCCTGGGTTGGAGATGCCAAATTCTGCCGTTGACTCGGGGTTTACTCAATCACCTACAAAACTCGATGCGCAACCTGCCCCATTCCCACCTAGTCATCCTTCTGCACTTCCTCATGCTGGTCAGGTTGCCCAGGATCCACGGCTGCCTGATGGCTCCAGCAATGGACTGCCCTCTGGTGGACTCTTTGACACTGAGCCCCATATCACTTCAGAATTGAGTGCTATCTCGAAAAATATTCAGAGAATCCTCGACACCCGGCGCAAATACATCGCCCTCTCGAATCAGGGGCCTGATGATAACCCAAGAGACGGCCCGGATTGGGAAATTTACCCCCCTCCACCAGAGCCGGCATGGCAGCAATCGTCGAGGCAAAGAGCAAGTACTCCGGAGCACGTACCAGGTCAAGAGAATACTGGTTTGAACGGTAGTAAGGATGCTGTTGGGTCCATGCCAGGAGAGTTGCTCCAGGAGCACCATGAAGGTAGACGCTCGGCAAGAAGGCGaaagccaggccaggatATTGGAGAGGATTTTGATATGGCTGACATATTGCCTCTGCCGGGCGATGATGGACGCTCATACAAGTTGGACGATAGCGGAGTCTATCAAGTATTCGAAGGCCACGATACTCAGACGCCTGCGATCAAGGTTCCTACAATCAGGGAATTCTACATGGACCTGGACGACATTCTGGACGTCTCATCTGACGGACCTAGTAAGAGTTTTGCATTTCGACGTCTCCAATATCTCGAAGGTAAATTCAACCTATATGTCCTCTTGAATGAGTATCAAGAAACAGCCGACAGCAAGAAGGTTCCCCACCGAGACTTTTACAATGTTCGAAAGGTAGATACCCACGTTCATCATTCTGCGTGCATGAACCAGAAACATCTGCTTCGCTTCATTAAGAGTAAGATGAAGAAATTTCCCAACGAAGTCGTCCTGTTTCGTGATGGTAGACATCTCACCCTAGCCGAGGTCTTTGCTAGTATTAATCTGACAGCTTATGACCTGAGCATCGATACATTGGACATGCAT GCTCACACGGATTCGTTCCATCGCTTCGACAAATTTAACCTCAAGTATAATCCAGTCGGAGAGTCCCGTCTTCGAACTATCTTTCTCAAGACAGATAACTTTATCCATGGCCGGTATCTTGCCGAAATTACCAAAGAAGTCATATCTGATCTTGAGTCAAGCAAGTATCAAATGGTTGAGTGGCGCATCTCCATTTATGGCAAATCTATTGATGAGTGGGACAAGCTTGCCGCTTGGGTGGTTGATAACAAGCTGTTTTCGCACAATGTCCGCTGGCTCATCCAGATCCCTCGCCTCTACGACGTCTACAAAGCAAGTGGTCTCATGGAGACGTTTGAACAGGTGGTCAAGAATGTTTTTCAGCCACTCTTTGAAGCCACCAAGGACCCATCAAGTCATCCGAAGCTGCATATTTTCCTTCAGCGAGTGATTGGTTTCGACAGTGTTGACGACGAGAGTAAAGTCGAGCGTCGGCTGTTCAAGAAGTTCCCTGTGCCGAAAGTATGGGATACCAAACAGAATCCGCCATATAGTTACTGGATTTACTATCTCTACTCTAATCTGGTGTCATTGAATTACTGGCGCAAGAAGCGCGGTTTCAACACGCTGGTTCTACGACCCCATTGCGGAGAAGCTGGTGACAGCGAGCACTTAGCTGTTGCCGCCTTGTGCTGTCATAGCATCAGCCACGGACTGCTCCTACGCAAAGTCCCCCTTCTTCAGTATGTCTTTTACCTGGACCAAATCGGCATTGCCATGTCACCGCTGAGTAACAATGCCCTGTTCCTTGCCTATGAGCGGAACCCTTTCCACCAGTACTTCAAGAGGGGTCTCAATGTCTCACTATCTACGGACGATCCTCTGCAGTTTGCTTTCACCAAAGAGCCATTAATCGAGGAGTATGCTGTTGCGGCACAGATTTACAAGCTGAACTCGGTTGACATGTGTGAGCTCGCCAAGAACTCTGTTAAACAAAGTGGTTACGAGTTGTCCATTAAGGAGCATTGGTTAGGGCGTGGATGCAATAAGCCAGGAAAGGAAGGAAACGCCATGGTCAAGACAAATGTTCCTGATCGAAGGGAAGAATTCCGCTACTTCACCTTGATGCAGGAGAGGGATGT ACTGTCGAAATATGTCACTTACGATGCTGTGAATGAGCCCCCTCCACAAGCTGCTGGCAATGAAAGCAAGATGTCGGAGTCAGTGACGTCCCTGGCTGGCCAAACCGCTGGCTTAGGGGCCGTGACGGGCAACGAAACTGCCAATGTCGAGACGTCTTCACCAGTTGGCCATCACATTGCAAAGATCGCATCCCAAGTTGGTCTGTCAGCCGGCCGAGATCAAACATGGCCCAGCGATCCTATGTCAGACCACCATCTCTCCGGAACCGATCCGAGAATGTTCCCTGGCATTTTTACTCGTGGACACCGCACAGGTAGCCACCGGAATCTTGCCCAAGTTGATGACGACCGTGACACTGAAGACGATGTTTTCGGCCCTGAGACCTGA
- a CDS encoding protein phosphatase PP2A regulatory subunit B yields MVDSETNSPTWKFTQCFGDKGDVEDITEADIISTVEFDHTGNYLATGDKGGRVVLFERNETKKTCEYKFHTEFQSHEPEFDYLKSLEIEEKINKIKWCRRQNASHYLLSTNDKTIKLWKVFEKSLKVVAENNLSHDVTPGSIAGGGGAPKPLPSHQFKNAADLKLPRLTHHDTVVAAVPRRTYANAHAYHINSISVNSDGETFISSDDLRINLWNLNIQDQSFNIVDIKPANMEELTEVITAAEFHPMSCNWFMYASSKGTIKLADMRESALCDQHAKLFEQEEDPSSRSFFSEIISSISDVRFSHDGRYILSRDYLTVKIWDINMERQPVKTIPIHEHLRPRLCDTYENDSIFDKFEVVFSGDAKNVMTGSYNNNFMIYPSDPDKEVEVVLQADKSAFKAKKVGVPTPINASTSPTATNGKKGGSRAGSPGGQGQRMRKETDADQIDFNKKILHMSWHPFEDSIAIAATNNLFVFSAL; encoded by the exons ATGGTTGATAGCGAGACAAATTCGCCCACGTGGAAGTTCACGCA GTGTTTTGGTGACAagggcgatgttgaggaCATCACCGAAG CTGATATCATCTCGACGGTTGAGTTCGACCATACCGGAAACTATCTCGCTACTGGCGACAAGGGAGGTAGAGTAGTGCTCTTCGAACGAAACGAGACG AAAAAAACCTGCGAGTACAAGTTTCACACCGAGTTTCAGTCGCATGAGCCCGAATTCGACTATTTGAAGTCCCttgagatcgaggagaagatcaacaagataAAGTGGTGCAGGCGACAAAACGCTTCACACTATCTGTTGTCTACCAATGACAAGACAATCAAGCTATGGAAGGTGTTCGAGAAGTCGCTCAAGGTTGTGGCGGAGAACAATCTCTCTCACGATGTAACTCCTGGGAGCATTGcaggtggtggcggtgctCCCAAGCCTTTACCGTCTCATCAGTTTAAGAACGCCGCCGACCTAAAGCTGCCTCGGCTCACACATCATGACACAGTGGTTGCCGCCGTGCCACGCCGGACATACGCCAACGCTCATGCCTATcatatcaacagcatctcgGTGAACAGTGACGGGGAGACCTTCATCAGCAGCGATGACTTGCGAATCAACCTCTGGAACCTCAATATTCAGGACCAAagcttcaacatcgttgaCATCAAGCCTGCCAATATGGAGGAACTTACTGAAGTGATCACAGCAGCCGAATTCCACCCCATGAGCTGCAACTGGTTCATGTATGCCAGCTCTAAGGGCACCATCAAGCTTGCTGACATGCGAGAGAGTGCTCTATGCGACCAGCATGCGAAAC TATtcgagcaagaagaagacccCTCGTCGCGATCCTTCTTTTCCGAAATCATCTCCTCTATCTCAGACGTCCGGTTCTCACATGACGGCCGATACATCTTATCTCGCGATTACCTCACCGTAAAGATTTGGGATATCAACATGGAGCGACAGCCTGTAAAGACGATACCGATCCACGAGCATCTCCGACCACGATTGTGTGACACATACGAGAACGATAGTATATTCGACAagtttgaagttgttttCTCTGGTGATGCGAAGAATGTTATGACGGGCAGTTATAACAACAATTTCATGATCTATCCTTCAGACCCTGACAAGGAGGTCGAGGTGGTCCTTCAGGCGGACAAGTCGGCTTTCAAGGCGAAGAAGGTTGGTGTGCCCACACCAATCAACGCTTCGACAAGCCCAACAGCCACCAATGGCAAAAAGGGTGGTTCTAGGGCTGGCAGTCCAGGCGGTCAGGGCCAGCGAATGCGTAAGGAGACAGACGCGGACCAGATCGatttcaacaagaagatcctgCACATGAGTTGGCATCCCTTCGAGGACAGCATTGCAATTGCAGCTACGAACAAT CTCTTTGTCTTCTCGGCACTCTAG
- a CDS encoding protein phosphatase PP2A regulatory subunit B, whose product MQKKTCEYKFHTEFQSHEPEFDYLKSLEIEEKINKIKWCRRQNASHYLLSTNDKTIKLWKVFEKSLKVVAENNLSHDVTPGSIAGGGGAPKPLPSHQFKNAADLKLPRLTHHDTVVAAVPRRTYANAHAYHINSISVNSDGETFISSDDLRINLWNLNIQDQSFNIVDIKPANMEELTEVITAAEFHPMSCNWFMYASSKGTIKLADMRESALCDQHAKLFEQEEDPSSRSFFSEIISSISDVRFSHDGRYILSRDYLTVKIWDINMERQPVKTIPIHEHLRPRLCDTYENDSIFDKFEVVFSGDAKNVMTGSYNNNFMIYPSDPDKEVEVVLQADKSAFKAKKVGVPTPINASTSPTATNGKKGGSRAGSPGGQGQRMRKETDADQIDFNKKILHMSWHPFEDSIAIAATNNLFVFSAL is encoded by the exons ATGCAGAAAAAAACCTGCGAGTACAAGTTTCACACCGAGTTTCAGTCGCATGAGCCCGAATTCGACTATTTGAAGTCCCttgagatcgaggagaagatcaacaagataAAGTGGTGCAGGCGACAAAACGCTTCACACTATCTGTTGTCTACCAATGACAAGACAATCAAGCTATGGAAGGTGTTCGAGAAGTCGCTCAAGGTTGTGGCGGAGAACAATCTCTCTCACGATGTAACTCCTGGGAGCATTGcaggtggtggcggtgctCCCAAGCCTTTACCGTCTCATCAGTTTAAGAACGCCGCCGACCTAAAGCTGCCTCGGCTCACACATCATGACACAGTGGTTGCCGCCGTGCCACGCCGGACATACGCCAACGCTCATGCCTATcatatcaacagcatctcgGTGAACAGTGACGGGGAGACCTTCATCAGCAGCGATGACTTGCGAATCAACCTCTGGAACCTCAATATTCAGGACCAAagcttcaacatcgttgaCATCAAGCCTGCCAATATGGAGGAACTTACTGAAGTGATCACAGCAGCCGAATTCCACCCCATGAGCTGCAACTGGTTCATGTATGCCAGCTCTAAGGGCACCATCAAGCTTGCTGACATGCGAGAGAGTGCTCTATGCGACCAGCATGCGAAAC TATtcgagcaagaagaagacccCTCGTCGCGATCCTTCTTTTCCGAAATCATCTCCTCTATCTCAGACGTCCGGTTCTCACATGACGGCCGATACATCTTATCTCGCGATTACCTCACCGTAAAGATTTGGGATATCAACATGGAGCGACAGCCTGTAAAGACGATACCGATCCACGAGCATCTCCGACCACGATTGTGTGACACATACGAGAACGATAGTATATTCGACAagtttgaagttgttttCTCTGGTGATGCGAAGAATGTTATGACGGGCAGTTATAACAACAATTTCATGATCTATCCTTCAGACCCTGACAAGGAGGTCGAGGTGGTCCTTCAGGCGGACAAGTCGGCTTTCAAGGCGAAGAAGGTTGGTGTGCCCACACCAATCAACGCTTCGACAAGCCCAACAGCCACCAATGGCAAAAAGGGTGGTTCTAGGGCTGGCAGTCCAGGCGGTCAGGGCCAGCGAATGCGTAAGGAGACAGACGCGGACCAGATCGatttcaacaagaagatcctgCACATGAGTTGGCATCCCTTCGAGGACAGCATTGCAATTGCAGCTACGAACAAT CTCTTTGTCTTCTCGGCACTCTAG